One region of Metallosphaera sedula DSM 5348 genomic DNA includes:
- a CDS encoding MFS transporter yields MGDDKGIIGKVILASSLGTVIDYYDLFIVSTAASLVWPSIFFTGLSAALKASLTLITFGITYITRPVGAFIFGHFGDKIGRRDMLVWTLGLTALGVGGIAVLPESKVIGTSLAVSMLVLFRMIQGIGLGGEWAGASSFSIEFLSHSRHRAFLTGWIQNGVNIGVLLASLAFTTVASIFNKTELLNFAWRIPFAIGLAILVLAIVIRLKIMESPLFQELKQRNQVEKQPILTALKEKWKLILLLLPTAFFIVGAPGLFVSGPYILDFVVAKTHAIPAASLSLAVSYAAGGGIFATILGSLLGDKIGRKTTMIISSVLVAIFLYPFYLMVGTLSYPLIVAGLVLINALYKLGDGVTPALFSELFPTKYRYSGSGIAYQLGSLVLGLVSVLVIPLLIGGKGIVVSLPYIIDFGIATAILTAITIYFAKETVKTEVA; encoded by the coding sequence ATGGGAGATGATAAGGGAATAATAGGTAAGGTAATTCTAGCTAGCTCTCTGGGTACGGTAATAGATTACTACGACCTTTTCATAGTTTCCACAGCTGCATCGTTAGTGTGGCCATCCATATTCTTCACTGGACTTAGCGCCGCACTCAAGGCCAGTTTAACCCTAATCACTTTTGGTATTACCTACATTACTAGACCAGTGGGAGCGTTCATTTTTGGACATTTTGGAGATAAAATAGGTAGAAGAGACATGCTGGTATGGACACTTGGGCTTACCGCACTAGGTGTGGGAGGCATTGCGGTGCTACCTGAATCCAAAGTGATTGGTACTTCCTTAGCTGTTTCCATGCTCGTCCTTTTCAGGATGATACAGGGAATTGGTCTGGGTGGGGAGTGGGCTGGGGCCTCCTCATTTTCCATTGAATTCCTATCTCACTCAAGGCACAGGGCGTTCCTTACAGGATGGATACAGAACGGAGTAAATATAGGTGTTCTCCTGGCATCCCTTGCCTTTACTACTGTGGCTTCAATCTTCAACAAAACAGAGCTGTTAAACTTCGCGTGGAGGATACCATTCGCGATAGGTCTAGCTATCCTAGTCCTTGCAATAGTTATAAGATTAAAAATCATGGAATCACCACTATTTCAAGAATTGAAACAAAGAAATCAAGTGGAAAAGCAACCGATCTTGACGGCACTCAAAGAAAAGTGGAAACTAATTCTCCTACTCCTACCTACGGCATTCTTTATTGTGGGTGCTCCTGGGCTATTTGTGAGCGGACCTTACATCCTTGACTTCGTGGTGGCCAAAACACATGCCATTCCTGCTGCGTCTCTGTCCCTTGCGGTATCCTACGCAGCGGGTGGAGGAATATTTGCAACTATCCTAGGTTCCCTATTGGGAGACAAGATAGGTAGGAAAACTACAATGATAATTTCCTCAGTATTGGTGGCAATTTTCCTTTATCCTTTCTACCTCATGGTAGGAACTCTGAGTTATCCGCTAATTGTTGCTGGACTTGTCCTGATAAATGCGCTGTATAAGTTGGGAGATGGGGTAACGCCGGCTCTATTTTCAGAGCTATTTCCAACGAAGTACAGGTATTCTGGATCCGGAATTGCATATCAATTGGGAAGTCTGGTATTGGGACTAGTGTCCGTTTTAGTGATTCCCTTACTCATAGGTGGAAAAGGGATAGTAGTATCATTACCGTATATAATCGACTTCGGGATAGCTACTGCCATTCTCACTGCGATCACCATATATTTTGCCAAGGAAACAGTGAAAACCGAGGTCGCCTAA
- a CDS encoding PIG-L deacetylase family protein: protein MGRKLLVIGAHLGDMVWRASGTVAKYMKQGNEVSLVALTFGERGESGGAWKAGAKTVEEVKAIRKKEAECVKESLGSPVMEFMDWGDHPLIFNEERLITIAKLIRKYSPDILITHGPDDKVRPDHVNTAEAVLNAVRLAAIDGLKLEYPPVPEPRIYGFDPHVADQVGFYPHVYINITDVYDKKVKAMNCLQSQKNEIEYYQLRDQLRGLQTRRFGRSSYFKYAEAFYMYNPVIGEDFP, encoded by the coding sequence ATGGGTAGGAAACTTCTAGTCATAGGGGCGCATTTGGGAGATATGGTATGGAGAGCCTCTGGAACTGTGGCCAAATATATGAAGCAAGGGAATGAGGTCAGCTTGGTAGCTCTCACCTTCGGCGAAAGGGGGGAGTCTGGGGGCGCATGGAAGGCGGGAGCCAAGACCGTAGAAGAAGTAAAGGCAATAAGGAAGAAGGAGGCTGAGTGCGTGAAAGAATCCCTTGGAAGTCCAGTAATGGAGTTTATGGATTGGGGAGATCACCCTCTGATATTCAATGAGGAGAGGCTTATCACCATTGCCAAACTGATAAGAAAGTATTCCCCAGACATACTCATAACCCATGGGCCTGACGACAAAGTTAGACCTGATCACGTTAACACAGCAGAGGCTGTACTCAACGCCGTGAGATTAGCTGCAATAGACGGTCTGAAGCTCGAGTATCCTCCGGTCCCTGAGCCAAGGATATACGGTTTCGATCCTCATGTGGCTGATCAAGTGGGGTTCTATCCTCACGTCTACATCAACATTACCGACGTTTATGACAAAAAGGTGAAGGCCATGAATTGTCTTCAGTCCCAAAAGAACGAGATTGAATATTACCAGCTCAGGGATCAGTTAAGGGGATTACAGACGAGGAGGTTCGGAAGATCCTCATATTTCAAGTATGCAGAGGCCTTCTACATGTATAATCCAGTGATTGGAGAGGACTTTCCGTGA
- a CDS encoding 4-carboxy-4-hydroxy-2-oxoadipate aldolase/oxaloacetate decarboxylase, with product MKPVIVREIPRSEKDKERIAELLRYGVATISESQDKLGLLSPDIRPIQPGLKAAGTAITVRCADGDNLMLHAALEVARPGDVIVLTTISGGSRNGMFGELLANAFITRGVSALITDSGVRDVARLREMKYPVWSRYITAVGTSKNTPGWVNVPIVIGGVNVNPGDFILADDDGVVVVRREEIDVVLENASKRESKEEVTRKRILNGELTVDIYGFKKVLADLGVNYVDRL from the coding sequence GTGAAACCTGTCATTGTTAGGGAAATTCCTAGATCTGAGAAGGATAAGGAAAGGATAGCGGAGCTCCTAAGATATGGGGTTGCGACGATATCGGAGTCTCAGGACAAGTTGGGCTTACTCTCTCCCGATATTAGACCTATACAACCTGGGCTCAAGGCCGCTGGAACAGCGATTACTGTGAGATGTGCTGATGGAGACAACCTTATGTTGCACGCTGCACTTGAGGTGGCTAGACCTGGGGACGTGATAGTCCTCACAACCATAAGTGGAGGATCGAGGAATGGTATGTTTGGTGAGTTGTTGGCCAATGCCTTCATCACTAGGGGGGTCTCTGCACTGATAACTGACTCAGGGGTTAGGGACGTGGCAAGACTTAGGGAAATGAAGTATCCCGTTTGGTCCAGGTATATCACGGCAGTGGGAACTTCGAAGAACACTCCAGGTTGGGTTAACGTGCCAATTGTCATTGGTGGGGTTAACGTAAATCCCGGAGATTTTATCCTTGCAGATGACGATGGTGTGGTTGTAGTCAGAAGGGAAGAAATAGACGTGGTATTAGAGAATGCATCTAAGAGAGAATCCAAGGAAGAAGTAACAAGGAAGAGGATACTTAATGGAGAACTAACCGTGGATATATACGGCTTTAAGAAAGTCTTAGCCGATCTAGGAGTTAACTACGTGGATAGGCTGTGA
- a CDS encoding DUF6282 family protein — protein sequence MVSVEEAKELIRGGYDIHLHSAPDLLPRKANDIEFARMAKEAGMAGFVLKSHYMPTAERASLVRYVVEGFKAYGGLVLNWGVGGINPVAVEVSAKSGAKVVWMPTIDSINEKGRWTDVNDWSKAPYWAKLSKELKSLNNATPIVIWKGQELKEEVYDVLDIIKKYNMVLATGHISKEDGLRFIPLASQYGVRRIVVTHPEFPSTSYRVEEQVKLLDYNPVFERCFTTPFSRKTTWDVVIRGIRETGIENNVLSTDLGQPTAPYPVEGMIMFAQKLLEAGFSGDEIHRMIADNPRKLLEE from the coding sequence ATGGTTTCAGTTGAAGAGGCAAAGGAGCTTATCCGTGGAGGATATGATATACATCTACACTCCGCCCCAGATCTCCTTCCAAGGAAGGCTAATGATATAGAATTTGCTAGAATGGCCAAGGAGGCGGGCATGGCGGGGTTTGTCCTTAAGTCCCACTACATGCCCACAGCGGAACGGGCGTCACTAGTCAGATATGTTGTGGAAGGTTTCAAGGCCTATGGTGGTCTTGTTCTGAACTGGGGAGTAGGTGGAATAAATCCTGTTGCGGTTGAAGTAAGCGCCAAGTCAGGCGCAAAGGTCGTCTGGATGCCTACCATAGACTCAATCAACGAAAAGGGAAGATGGACTGATGTTAACGATTGGTCCAAGGCCCCCTACTGGGCTAAACTGAGCAAGGAACTGAAGTCCCTAAACAATGCAACTCCCATAGTGATCTGGAAAGGCCAAGAGCTTAAGGAGGAAGTATACGACGTTCTGGATATCATTAAGAAGTATAACATGGTTCTCGCTACTGGTCACATTAGTAAGGAGGACGGTCTAAGGTTCATCCCTCTTGCCTCTCAGTACGGAGTGAGGAGAATAGTTGTGACCCATCCTGAATTTCCTTCTACCTCTTACAGGGTGGAGGAGCAAGTTAAGCTCCTGGACTATAACCCAGTCTTTGAAAGGTGCTTCACCACTCCCTTTTCCAGGAAAACGACATGGGACGTCGTGATAAGGGGAATAAGGGAGACGGGAATAGAAAACAACGTATTGTCCACCGATCTAGGTCAGCCCACCGCACCCTATCCTGTGGAGGGAATGATAATGTTTGCCCAAAAGCTACTGGAAGCTGGCTTTTCAGGGGATGAAATACATAGGATGATAGCGGACAATCCTAGAAAACTATTGGAGGAGTGA
- a CDS encoding hydroxyacid dehydrogenase, with amino-acid sequence MKPVVGIDSSVIVEELDQEKVRELNSLAEIVYFNPYAPEDQIVSLLRDAIAIVDRKAKISSKIIRELRNLKLIARTGAGVDETRVDLKAAKERDIIITYNPGGNSVAVAELTIMLAIALYRKVIPLALSVKAGKWSELKPKDTMGHELEGKAWGILGFGNIGKRVAQLVTSLNCKVLGYDPYVSSEIMEKHGVKSLSLEELLSKSDIISIHVPLTESTRHLINSERLKTMKKTAILINVSRGGIIDDKALYESLRNGEIAGAALDTPEEEPVKVDNPLLSLDNVIITPHIGGSTFEASIKNANSAVEEVIRFLKGLPPLVPFRY; translated from the coding sequence ATGAAACCAGTTGTTGGTATAGATTCCTCGGTTATAGTTGAGGAACTAGACCAGGAAAAGGTTAGGGAGTTAAATTCGTTAGCAGAAATTGTATACTTCAATCCATACGCTCCAGAGGATCAGATAGTCTCCCTTCTAAGGGACGCTATTGCCATAGTTGACCGAAAGGCTAAGATATCGTCGAAGATAATTAGGGAACTTAGAAACTTGAAACTCATAGCTAGGACTGGTGCAGGAGTTGATGAAACTAGGGTTGACCTCAAGGCAGCTAAGGAAAGGGATATCATCATTACCTATAACCCTGGAGGAAATTCGGTCGCCGTCGCTGAACTTACTATTATGCTGGCAATTGCACTTTATAGGAAAGTAATTCCACTTGCCTTGTCTGTGAAAGCAGGAAAGTGGAGTGAGCTTAAGCCTAAGGACACCATGGGACATGAATTGGAGGGAAAGGCCTGGGGAATCCTGGGGTTTGGGAACATAGGGAAAAGGGTTGCACAACTTGTCACTTCACTCAACTGCAAGGTACTGGGATATGATCCATACGTGTCATCGGAGATAATGGAGAAACACGGGGTCAAGTCACTCTCACTGGAGGAACTTCTATCAAAGTCAGATATAATCTCAATCCATGTACCATTAACTGAATCCACCAGGCATCTTATCAACAGCGAAAGATTGAAAACCATGAAAAAGACCGCCATCCTAATAAACGTTAGTAGAGGGGGAATAATTGACGATAAGGCATTATATGAGTCCCTCAGGAATGGGGAAATAGCGGGGGCAGCCCTCGATACGCCTGAGGAGGAGCCAGTTAAAGTAGACAATCCATTGCTCTCCCTAGATAACGTGATTATTACTCCCCATATTGGAGGTTCAACCTTTGAGGCTTCAATAAAGAACGCTAATTCTGCAGTAGAAGAAGTTATTAGGTTCTTAAAGGGACTGCCTCCCCTGGTCCCCTTTAGGTATTAG
- a CDS encoding GntR family transcriptional regulator — MTQTRGKKSDYIYERLKTDIQRGKFLPGQRLVEDALAKEYGSSRNTIRLALTRLENDGIVKRTTSGVIVSFIDLKEAVEILEVREVIEGFLARKAATRISEESLQRLESTLMEMKTALENREFLRYSQLNERFHSIIYEASGNTTAQLLLSTLKLKMIRYQFRTVMVPGRAEVSWNEHFRIFQALKNHDENEAELWARTHVKNVRELIQNNKELLDLVAT, encoded by the coding sequence ATGACACAGACAAGAGGAAAGAAAAGCGATTACATCTATGAAAGGTTGAAAACTGATATTCAGAGAGGGAAATTCTTGCCTGGCCAAAGACTAGTAGAGGACGCCCTCGCCAAGGAATACGGTTCAAGTAGGAACACCATTAGACTCGCCCTCACGAGGCTAGAAAATGACGGAATAGTTAAGAGAACTACCAGCGGTGTTATTGTGTCGTTCATTGACCTAAAGGAGGCTGTGGAAATACTTGAGGTGAGAGAAGTAATTGAGGGATTCCTGGCAAGAAAGGCTGCCACCAGGATATCTGAGGAGAGCCTCCAGAGACTTGAGTCAACCCTGATGGAGATGAAGACTGCCTTAGAAAACAGGGAATTCTTGAGGTACTCGCAATTAAATGAAAGGTTTCATAGCATAATTTACGAAGCCTCTGGAAACACCACGGCCCAGCTCCTCTTGTCAACTCTAAAGCTAAAGATGATTAGATACCAATTTAGGACTGTAATGGTACCAGGGAGAGCCGAAGTTTCATGGAACGAACACTTCAGGATTTTCCAGGCATTGAAAAACCATGACGAGAACGAGGCTGAGCTGTGGGCAAGGACTCACGTCAAAAATGTAAGGGAATTGATCCAAAATAATAAGGAACTTTTAGATCTAGTTGCTACGTGA
- a CDS encoding class I SAM-dependent methyltransferase has protein sequence METLKEVFGRDLSKYEEEAEEISLELSRKLGNSFPYALTKQKRIILYAVVKQCNPEIVIETGVGPGVSSTMILSALERGVLHSIDVREKLENGMALGFLVPERLRGKWRLHIGRSIDVLANLVREIEVDIFLHDSEHTFENVMFELRTVWDHLRTGGIIFIDNLDFTDAPRTFVKEKKVRLYRLSEEAGGFGMIVKEAR, from the coding sequence ATGGAAACACTTAAGGAAGTGTTTGGCCGTGATCTCAGTAAGTACGAGGAGGAAGCCGAGGAAATAAGCCTCGAGCTGAGTAGGAAGCTTGGCAATTCTTTCCCTTATGCTTTAACCAAACAGAAAAGGATAATCCTCTACGCCGTTGTTAAGCAATGTAACCCAGAAATAGTAATCGAAACTGGTGTAGGTCCAGGTGTATCGTCTACGATGATCCTCTCAGCACTGGAAAGGGGAGTACTCCACTCCATAGATGTCAGGGAAAAACTGGAGAACGGGATGGCGTTAGGTTTCTTGGTTCCTGAGAGGCTAAGGGGGAAGTGGAGACTGCACATTGGCAGGAGTATAGACGTATTAGCTAACCTTGTGAGGGAGATAGAGGTGGACATATTCCTTCATGATAGCGAGCATACGTTTGAAAATGTGATGTTCGAGCTTAGAACAGTGTGGGATCACCTCAGAACTGGAGGGATAATATTCATCGATAACCTAGACTTCACTGATGCACCAAGGACCTTTGTCAAGGAGAAGAAGGTGAGGCTTTACAGGTTGTCGGAGGAGGCAGGAGGCTTCGGGATGATAGTGAAGGAGGCTAGATAA
- a CDS encoding iron-containing alcohol dehydrogenase: MWVTQFYDTRVVYGEGSLEHLRELQLSDVVVVTTRSLLDSPLLKEVVSSLRNFKVVRGPSQHTPKEELESLSSLIENKVVLSLGGGSVIDAVKLSSPRFHVSIPTTLSGAEHTAVAGYSEGGLKKSARVTPPNVVILDPTVLQWTPRRLLVTTAFRALDHAVEASYSTRSSPFTDALASKGYEYLVKCLESWNLGLCQVGTWLASLSFMYAGRGLSHVFGYVFGPAFNIPHGVTSCISLVEAVKFNGGANKLGNVVETLETLLENHGVKERLSNYSRLDDALKYSRVLKELTNSSESPRKMTDDDAVRFIKSVY; this comes from the coding sequence ATGTGGGTTACACAGTTCTACGACACGAGGGTTGTTTACGGGGAGGGATCACTTGAGCACCTAAGGGAGCTTCAACTGAGCGATGTTGTCGTCGTGACCACCAGAAGTCTACTAGATTCTCCACTGCTCAAGGAGGTTGTCTCGTCTTTGAGGAACTTCAAGGTGGTGAGGGGCCCCTCCCAGCACACTCCTAAGGAGGAACTCGAGAGTCTCTCGTCACTAATCGAGAATAAGGTGGTACTTTCCCTGGGTGGAGGAAGCGTGATAGACGCTGTCAAGTTGTCTTCTCCTAGGTTCCACGTATCAATTCCCACCACTCTCTCAGGAGCTGAGCATACGGCGGTTGCCGGATACAGCGAGGGCGGACTTAAGAAATCCGCGAGGGTCACTCCCCCCAACGTGGTGATACTCGACCCTACGGTCCTTCAGTGGACCCCCAGGAGGCTATTGGTGACCACGGCATTTAGGGCATTGGATCACGCTGTGGAGGCAAGTTACTCCACTCGGAGTTCCCCCTTCACTGATGCGCTAGCATCAAAGGGTTACGAGTACCTGGTCAAGTGCCTTGAGAGCTGGAATCTGGGCCTCTGTCAGGTCGGAACTTGGCTAGCCTCGCTCTCATTCATGTATGCAGGTAGAGGACTAAGTCACGTATTCGGTTACGTGTTTGGCCCTGCATTTAACATACCCCACGGCGTCACGTCATGTATATCCCTGGTGGAGGCGGTAAAGTTCAACGGTGGAGCAAACAAGCTGGGTAACGTGGTTGAGACCCTTGAGACCCTCCTCGAGAACCACGGGGTGAAGGAGAGACTCTCAAACTACTCTAGATTGGATGACGCCTTAAAGTACTCTAGGGTTCTGAAGGAGTTAACGAATTCCTCTGAGAGTCCGAGAAAGATGACGGACGACGACGCAGTGAGGTTCATTAAGTCGGTTTACTGA
- a CDS encoding DMT family transporter, translating into MLIALAGGISWAIGTVYYSRNLKGESIPKLNAFMSLVSLPVTLAMTPLDYYFTFTPLALVLLILLGILGQALGYILWFNALKEMGSIRASAGSLLVPIAAYILSFLTLGVIPSAGEAIGSIITLIGIYLTITSRK; encoded by the coding sequence ATTCTGATTGCGCTTGCAGGAGGGATAAGCTGGGCCATAGGGACTGTGTACTACTCAAGAAATCTCAAGGGTGAGAGCATTCCAAAACTTAATGCCTTCATGAGCTTGGTCTCACTTCCAGTGACCTTGGCCATGACCCCGCTGGACTACTACTTTACCTTTACGCCCCTAGCACTGGTTCTCTTGATCTTGTTAGGGATACTGGGGCAAGCGCTAGGTTATATCCTCTGGTTTAACGCCCTGAAGGAAATGGGAAGCATTAGGGCCTCAGCGGGTTCCCTTCTGGTCCCCATTGCAGCGTATATCCTTAGCTTCCTTACATTGGGCGTGATACCCTCAGCTGGGGAGGCAATTGGTTCCATCATTACCTTGATAGGAATTTATTTGACCATCACCTCGAGGAAATAG
- a CDS encoding EamA family transporter, which produces MSNASLKGLRWLGPLAIVWGLTYPLTKIVSADVSPIIITWVRFAIGALFFLIVSGFKISVGRKQLVTAIFNFTIFMLCLNVGTSISSNPGLAALMIYTQPIFVIIFERILGTSISTRSVIGILLGILGLAFSIT; this is translated from the coding sequence GTGTCCAACGCCTCTCTCAAGGGTTTAAGATGGTTAGGCCCCCTGGCCATTGTGTGGGGATTGACGTATCCCTTAACCAAGATAGTTTCAGCGGATGTCTCCCCCATAATAATTACTTGGGTCAGATTCGCGATTGGAGCACTTTTCTTTTTGATCGTCTCAGGCTTCAAGATTTCAGTGGGAAGGAAACAACTAGTTACCGCGATCTTCAATTTCACTATCTTTATGTTATGCCTCAACGTGGGAACATCCATATCTTCAAACCCAGGTTTAGCAGCACTAATGATCTACACTCAGCCCATTTTCGTGATTATTTTTGAGAGAATTCTGGGAACCAGCATCTCCACTAGGTCGGTAATCGGAATTCTCCTAGGTATCTTGGGGCTAGCCTTCTCCATAACTTAG
- a CDS encoding xanthine dehydrogenase family protein molybdopterin-binding subunit: MLKEHYPIVVGKSLYIDDITPSNTAYLHVVRSPIARGVIKSVSGPEKALLTFTWEQVRNWIPVRLFGPSEGLQVTRMPVLANGRVNFVGQPVIAFVVQDRYEGEDLADDVSVDYEELNAVTDPETALESEPIHPELKSNIFMDQLLQGGNLSLKDKADVVVRRKIKQSRVATNPMEPKGILCWWDGDTLNVKVSTQAPFGVRNDLHELLGIPPEKIKVSSPPNVGGGFGNKSGGYPEYVLAALASLKLGRPVKWIETRSEILNNAQSQGRGEVSDMKLYATRSGEMLGMEGEVIANMGAYAYGINYFTSQFVARLSNGPYKLKFASVRAITVYTNTPPMGFYRGAGRPEAALIHETLVEDLAEELGMDPVEIRRKNLVDDSGYVTPLGLRYDAAGYREVFDRAANYYRKLRETSKGVSLVTFTEIVRTSPGESARIEVKDRKVIVHLGLGAHGQAYESSFRTVVAEELGIDPEKVEVKTGDSEGVKEGIGSFGSRGGTIGSSAALAAAQELKRKMGGKVDLSREMSVEVFYRAEDIFAPGAHVAKVELDPETGIFKVVEYYAVDDVGRVLNREEIEGQIIGGVLQGVSQVMMEAVKFDERGNPMCSSVADCGMLTAVEGPRRVNAEYVEFRSSLLSGSRGVGEAGTTGALPATFIALEKALGKKLSSLPFEPQ; the protein is encoded by the coding sequence ATGTTAAAGGAACATTATCCCATAGTAGTGGGAAAGTCACTCTACATAGATGATATAACTCCCTCAAATACTGCTTACCTTCACGTAGTTAGATCCCCGATAGCTAGGGGAGTAATCAAGTCCGTGTCGGGTCCGGAGAAGGCCCTTCTAACCTTTACGTGGGAACAGGTGAGGAACTGGATCCCCGTAAGGCTCTTTGGACCCTCAGAAGGCCTTCAGGTTACCAGAATGCCAGTCCTAGCGAATGGAAGAGTGAACTTTGTGGGTCAACCAGTAATAGCCTTTGTGGTACAGGATAGGTATGAGGGAGAGGACCTCGCGGACGACGTTTCTGTAGATTACGAGGAGCTAAATGCCGTTACTGATCCTGAAACTGCCCTTGAAAGCGAGCCAATTCACCCAGAGCTCAAGAGCAATATCTTCATGGATCAACTCCTTCAGGGAGGCAACCTCTCCCTTAAGGACAAGGCTGACGTGGTGGTGAGGAGAAAGATTAAGCAGAGCAGGGTGGCGACAAATCCCATGGAACCAAAGGGCATACTGTGCTGGTGGGATGGTGACACGCTGAACGTTAAGGTCTCGACTCAGGCCCCCTTCGGTGTGAGGAATGACCTTCACGAGTTGTTAGGGATACCTCCGGAGAAGATCAAGGTGAGCTCACCTCCAAATGTGGGGGGAGGTTTTGGAAACAAGAGCGGAGGATACCCTGAGTACGTTCTGGCCGCTCTGGCCTCCCTAAAGCTGGGAAGACCCGTGAAGTGGATTGAGACGAGGTCTGAGATACTTAACAACGCCCAATCACAGGGAAGAGGAGAAGTCTCAGACATGAAGCTCTACGCTACCAGGTCAGGAGAAATGCTAGGAATGGAGGGAGAGGTCATAGCGAATATGGGTGCATACGCATATGGAATAAATTATTTCACCTCTCAGTTCGTGGCTAGGCTCTCCAACGGTCCCTACAAACTGAAGTTCGCCTCAGTTAGGGCGATTACAGTCTACACCAATACTCCGCCCATGGGCTTTTACAGGGGTGCAGGGAGACCCGAGGCGGCATTGATTCATGAGACCTTGGTGGAAGATCTGGCGGAGGAGCTTGGAATGGATCCTGTGGAGATAAGGAGAAAGAACCTAGTTGACGACTCTGGTTACGTGACTCCACTAGGCCTGAGGTACGACGCAGCTGGATACAGGGAAGTTTTTGATAGGGCCGCGAACTACTATAGGAAGCTCAGGGAAACATCTAAGGGAGTCTCCCTAGTTACCTTCACAGAAATTGTCAGAACCTCCCCAGGAGAGAGCGCCAGAATTGAGGTCAAAGACAGGAAAGTGATAGTTCACCTAGGGTTGGGCGCTCATGGACAGGCCTATGAATCCTCGTTCAGGACAGTCGTGGCTGAAGAGCTGGGGATTGACCCAGAGAAGGTTGAGGTCAAGACTGGAGACAGTGAAGGGGTTAAGGAGGGTATAGGGAGCTTCGGTTCCAGAGGGGGAACGATAGGTAGTTCAGCTGCGCTAGCTGCAGCCCAGGAACTCAAGAGGAAGATGGGAGGAAAGGTGGATCTGAGCAGGGAGATGAGTGTTGAGGTCTTTTACAGGGCAGAGGACATATTTGCCCCAGGGGCACATGTGGCTAAGGTAGAGCTTGACCCTGAGACGGGGATCTTCAAGGTCGTGGAGTACTATGCCGTAGATGACGTAGGGAGAGTCCTAAACCGTGAGGAAATTGAGGGTCAGATCATAGGAGGTGTCCTTCAGGGAGTTTCTCAGGTCATGATGGAGGCAGTGAAGTTCGATGAGAGAGGTAATCCCATGTGCAGTTCCGTTGCAGATTGCGGGA